From Pseudomonadota bacterium, a single genomic window includes:
- a CDS encoding carboxypeptidase regulatory-like domain-containing protein has translation MRPARARQLRAWAAERPCCRDSAAVRLALLAPTFALCLFGCAAVDDGAAIDAPRVCRTLDGCPGDLICDLSLQRCVRRAAGTVDLELRPPTNDRGWVAQEFLGALPGAAQELELVLDAAVLWRGRVVASDDPETPLPADVTVWRKSRIAGRPVVQLEASTIVEGGEGDLGEHSGGGATAAGSFLFLLNRGQSYAGVAVPRSPVDHSDACVGSADRDCPPSFPPVFEPAVSLTDHLQRDLYLDGRDRSIVMIGRVLDASGTPLAFSVDLRAVGEGQAARLRSTIGRTCSKAQPSRCRCAPIERCLGAFALALPRGIERYALRLAADASTSGEAAAQQLPTVECSGALLGLAALDGAGGLQPVVLPSPLILPPFPAADGYTLQVVGDDGGPVASAEVSLASDDFTALEAPPELGRCRAHHRQAAVTDAEGRATLLLLPGDNAARSYEITVIAPARSRWASLRRGGIAVAPGGRPLEPLRLLERLRIVGRVRGPGGEIVAGALIEAAPVTPSKAAVTAAVQGSASALSGADGTFALWVDPGSYDLTVRPPATVSLAATTQLDLDLSEPRDALDLRLPEAALLHGRVVDATGVGASGCTVQAFESVARQGEDARPPLALPRATAVTDSDGRFSLRLARPES, from the coding sequence ATGCGGCCGGCGCGTGCGCGGCAGCTGCGGGCCTGGGCGGCGGAGCGCCCCTGCTGTCGCGATAGCGCCGCCGTCCGTCTCGCGCTCCTAGCGCCGACCTTCGCGCTTTGCCTCTTCGGCTGTGCCGCTGTCGATGATGGCGCGGCGATCGATGCACCCCGGGTCTGCCGCACCCTCGATGGCTGTCCCGGTGACCTGATCTGCGACTTGAGTTTGCAGCGCTGTGTGCGCCGCGCGGCCGGAACGGTCGATCTCGAGCTTCGCCCGCCAACAAACGATCGCGGTTGGGTCGCGCAGGAGTTCCTCGGTGCGCTGCCCGGGGCGGCGCAGGAGCTCGAGCTCGTGCTCGACGCGGCGGTCCTTTGGCGCGGCAGGGTGGTCGCCTCCGACGATCCAGAGACGCCCTTGCCGGCGGACGTCACGGTTTGGCGCAAGTCACGCATCGCCGGTCGGCCCGTCGTGCAGCTCGAGGCCAGTACGATCGTCGAGGGAGGCGAGGGGGATCTTGGCGAGCACTCGGGCGGCGGCGCGACGGCGGCGGGGTCGTTCTTGTTCCTGCTCAATCGCGGTCAGAGCTACGCTGGCGTCGCGGTGCCGCGCTCGCCTGTCGACCACAGCGACGCCTGTGTCGGCAGCGCAGATCGTGACTGTCCGCCGAGCTTCCCGCCGGTTTTTGAGCCCGCCGTCAGCCTGACGGACCACCTGCAACGCGACCTCTATCTCGACGGGCGCGACCGCTCGATCGTCATGATCGGTCGGGTCCTCGATGCTTCGGGCACGCCGCTGGCCTTCAGCGTCGATCTGCGCGCCGTCGGTGAAGGTCAGGCCGCGCGCCTGCGCTCGACGATCGGGCGCACGTGCAGCAAGGCGCAGCCGAGCCGCTGCCGCTGTGCGCCGATCGAGCGCTGTCTCGGCGCCTTCGCGCTGGCGTTGCCACGCGGAATCGAGCGCTATGCCCTGCGCCTCGCCGCTGACGCGAGCACCAGCGGCGAGGCCGCGGCGCAGCAGCTGCCGACGGTCGAATGCAGTGGCGCACTGCTGGGCTTGGCTGCGCTCGACGGCGCGGGCGGGTTGCAGCCGGTCGTGCTCCCGAGCCCACTGATCCTCCCTCCCTTCCCCGCCGCCGACGGCTATACCCTGCAGGTCGTGGGCGATGACGGCGGCCCGGTCGCCAGCGCGGAGGTTAGCCTTGCCAGCGACGACTTCACTGCGCTGGAGGCCCCGCCGGAGCTGGGGCGCTGTCGCGCGCATCATCGGCAGGCGGCTGTGACCGACGCCGAGGGTCGCGCGACGCTCCTGCTGCTCCCCGGGGATAACGCGGCGCGGAGCTACGAGATCACGGTGATCGCGCCCGCGCGCAGTCGCTGGGCCAGCCTCCGCCGTGGCGGCATCGCGGTCGCGCCGGGCGGGCGGCCACTGGAGCCGCTGCGGCTGCTGGAGCGCTTGCGGATCGTGGGGCGGGTGCGTGGGCCGGGCGGCGAGATCGTCGCGGGCGCGCTGATCGAGGCCGCTCCGGTCACGCCGAGCAAGGCCGCCGTGACAGCGGCCGTCCAGGGATCTGCGAGCGCGCTCAGCGGGGCAGATGGGACCTTCGCGCTTTGGGTCGATCCGGGGAGCTACGACCTCACGGTGCGGCCGCCCGCGACCGTCAGCCTGGCCGCCACGACACAACTCGATCTCGACCTCAGCGAGCCCCGCGACGCCCTGGACCTGCGGCTGCCCGAGGCCGCGCTGCTCCACGGGCGGGTCGTCGACGCGACCGGCGTCGGCGCGAGCGGATGCACCGTCCAGGCCTTCGAGAGCGTGGCCCGGCAAGGGGAGGACGCCAGGCCTCCCTTGGCCCTGCCGCGAGCCACCGCCGTCACCGATTCCGACGGGCGCTTCAG
- a CDS encoding sigma 54-interacting transcriptional regulator, translated as MATLRVILPDGVSTAHPLCRNLTSVGRGADCDITVGDPSVAETHCHLRCDGRAYEIAAIGKAELWVGGKRRPRHELRHGDRLRIGGSELVFGLHDEPAPLAKAESDATYRRFFEFSSRLLRQYELPELLEQLLDAVIAVTHAQRAFLVLLDGDVPRISVARNVEQESLEDAIDQLSDSIIARVVRTRQPLLVSDVAQDAELGAARSVLRLRLASVLCVPLLDQDTLLGLIYLGNDSVLQSFDRSTLELLNGFSAHASLIVKNALLINSLELDRRQLKQRLDALRFGRVIGACEPMREMFRRVEKVAPTDISVLITGETGTGKELIALELHERSPRCRGPFISINCGAIPESLIESELFGHAKGAFTGAVSHRRGKFHAADGGTLFLDEIGELPLGLQVKLLRVLQEKAVVRVGETRPEPVDIRVVAATNRNLQQQVAAGAFREDLYYRINVVNLHLPPLRERGEDVMLIAKYLLDRYVDELGSKVRGLTADAAVAVRRHGWPGNIRQLENHLKRAVVLSEKPLLSAVDLDLKSEDLPPVVPLAQAKEDYARRYVAEVLIRNGGNRTQTARQLDVDPRTIFRYLERGDEPQESAS; from the coding sequence ATGGCGACACTGCGCGTGATCCTCCCGGACGGTGTCAGCACCGCGCACCCCTTATGCCGCAACCTGACCTCCGTCGGTCGCGGGGCGGATTGCGACATCACGGTCGGGGATCCGAGCGTGGCGGAGACCCACTGCCACCTGCGGTGCGACGGCCGCGCGTACGAGATCGCCGCGATCGGCAAGGCGGAGCTTTGGGTCGGCGGTAAGCGCCGTCCGCGTCATGAGCTGCGGCACGGCGATCGGCTGCGCATCGGCGGCAGCGAGCTTGTCTTTGGCCTGCACGATGAGCCAGCGCCGCTGGCCAAGGCGGAGAGCGATGCGACCTACCGGAGGTTCTTCGAGTTCTCGAGCCGGCTGCTCCGGCAGTACGAACTACCGGAGCTCCTGGAGCAGCTCCTCGACGCCGTGATTGCCGTGACGCACGCGCAGCGCGCCTTCCTCGTGCTGCTCGATGGTGACGTGCCGCGCATCAGTGTGGCGCGCAATGTCGAGCAGGAGTCGCTCGAGGACGCGATCGATCAGCTCAGCGACTCGATCATCGCCCGCGTCGTGCGCACGCGGCAGCCGCTGCTGGTGAGCGACGTGGCGCAGGATGCCGAACTCGGCGCCGCGCGCTCAGTGCTGCGCCTGCGCCTCGCCTCGGTCTTATGCGTGCCGCTGCTCGACCAGGACACCTTGCTCGGCCTGATCTATCTCGGCAATGACAGCGTGTTGCAGAGCTTTGATCGCTCGACGCTCGAGCTGCTCAATGGATTTTCGGCGCATGCCTCGCTGATCGTCAAGAACGCGCTGCTGATCAACTCGCTGGAGCTCGATCGACGGCAGCTCAAGCAGCGGTTGGACGCCCTACGCTTTGGCCGCGTGATCGGCGCCTGCGAGCCGATGCGCGAGATGTTTCGACGGGTGGAGAAGGTGGCACCGACGGATATCTCGGTGCTGATCACCGGCGAGACCGGGACGGGGAAGGAGCTGATCGCGCTCGAATTGCATGAACGCTCCCCGCGCTGTCGCGGGCCCTTCATCTCGATCAACTGCGGGGCGATTCCGGAGTCCCTGATCGAGAGCGAGCTCTTCGGCCACGCGAAAGGCGCCTTCACTGGCGCGGTCAGCCATCGGCGCGGCAAGTTCCACGCGGCCGACGGCGGCACGCTCTTTCTCGACGAGATTGGCGAGCTGCCCTTGGGTCTCCAGGTCAAGCTGCTACGGGTGCTGCAGGAAAAAGCTGTGGTGCGCGTCGGCGAGACGCGCCCGGAGCCGGTCGACATCCGCGTCGTCGCGGCTACCAATCGCAACCTGCAGCAGCAGGTCGCGGCAGGGGCCTTCCGCGAGGACCTCTACTACCGGATCAACGTGGTGAACCTGCATCTGCCGCCCTTGCGCGAGCGTGGTGAGGACGTCATGTTGATCGCCAAGTACCTGCTCGATCGCTATGTCGACGAGCTGGGGAGCAAGGTGCGCGGGCTGACGGCCGATGCGGCAGTGGCTGTCCGTCGCCACGGCTGGCCGGGCAACATTCGCCAGCTCGAGAACCACCTCAAGCGGGCCGTGGTCCTCAGTGAGAAGCCCCTGCTCTCGGCGGTCGATCTGGACCTCAAGTCCGAGGACCTGCCGCCGGTCGTTCCGCTGGCCCAGGCCAAGGAGGACTACGCCCGGCGCTACGTGGCCGAGGTGCTGATCCGTAATGGTGGCAATCGGACCCAGACGGCACGGCAGCTGGACGTCGACCCGCGGACGATCTTTCGCTACCTGGAGCGGGGCGACGAGCCCCAGGAATCGGCGTCCTGA
- a CDS encoding protein kinase: MSTSPLSARRRLQKYELLEEVGHGGMAVVFRGRDTHLDREVAVKVLHPHLAKEREAKERFQREAQAVARLRHENIIEIYDYSGADSDESFIVTEFIHGETLKQFVAAHPVAHPELAAMIVIEVCAALAHAHGLSIIHRDIKPENIMIRRDGRVKLTDFGIAQMVELAKLTVTGQLIGSPAYMSPELVTGARVDYRSDVFSVGTLLYQLATAQLPFTGSNAHEVLRRIAEGRFPPPEAASPRVDAQLGAIIRRALARDPEARYPSVVALADDLREFLSAVGLTEVQGELQRYFADPELFSSSLPERIVPALLTQARRYLQQGQHARALQQLDRLLSADPAHGEALALLGRLSARRRWMRTGVVLLAILALGGLAYLIVAQRARRPHPPLAQPARSLPSAPDLRRRPARIVAVQRAKQSSGRATGPRPALAPSAQVTDRPAAVDALRTASPRRGAAGPSLPEGSSATGAVRRRVEIVPTPKAVTIWVDGREIGAYGPDLRYLDLPLAPVTLIFRNEACCFEQRVQLDARWNAPSLRVRLPWKPARLIVTLDPAPPATTVVVGTVAARPGQAIEVPIPSYADDGRTQVQVTASAEGYLTEERTVTVRANTTSEVTMTPRPL, translated from the coding sequence ATGAGCACTTCGCCGCTCAGCGCGCGCCGGCGCCTGCAGAAGTACGAGTTGCTCGAAGAGGTCGGGCACGGCGGCATGGCCGTCGTCTTCCGCGGACGGGACACGCACCTTGATCGCGAGGTGGCGGTCAAGGTCCTGCACCCGCACCTGGCCAAGGAGCGGGAGGCGAAGGAGCGCTTCCAGCGCGAGGCCCAGGCGGTGGCTCGGCTGCGCCACGAGAACATCATCGAGATCTACGACTACTCGGGCGCGGACTCGGATGAGAGCTTCATCGTCACCGAGTTCATCCACGGGGAGACGCTGAAGCAGTTCGTCGCCGCGCATCCGGTCGCGCATCCGGAGCTGGCGGCGATGATCGTGATCGAGGTCTGCGCGGCGCTCGCGCATGCCCACGGGCTCTCGATTATCCATCGCGATATCAAGCCCGAGAACATCATGATTCGGCGTGATGGGCGGGTGAAGCTGACCGACTTCGGTATCGCCCAGATGGTCGAGTTGGCCAAGCTGACGGTGACGGGTCAGCTGATCGGCTCGCCGGCCTATATGTCGCCCGAGCTCGTCACCGGCGCGCGCGTGGATTACCGCTCGGACGTCTTCAGCGTCGGCACGCTGCTCTATCAGCTCGCCACCGCGCAGCTGCCCTTCACCGGCAGCAACGCGCACGAGGTGCTCCGCCGCATCGCGGAGGGTCGCTTCCCGCCGCCCGAGGCCGCCAGCCCGCGCGTGGACGCCCAGCTCGGCGCGATCATTCGCCGCGCGCTGGCGCGCGATCCGGAGGCGCGCTACCCGAGCGTCGTGGCCCTCGCCGACGATCTGCGGGAGTTTCTGAGCGCGGTGGGGCTGACCGAGGTGCAGGGCGAGCTGCAGCGCTACTTCGCCGATCCGGAGCTCTTCTCGAGCTCCTTACCCGAGCGGATCGTCCCCGCGCTCCTGACCCAGGCACGCCGCTACCTGCAGCAGGGACAGCACGCTCGCGCCCTGCAACAGCTCGATCGCCTGCTCAGCGCGGATCCCGCGCACGGGGAGGCGCTGGCGCTGCTCGGTCGCCTCTCGGCGCGCCGGCGCTGGATGCGCACGGGGGTCGTGCTCTTGGCGATCCTCGCGCTCGGCGGCTTGGCCTACCTCATCGTCGCGCAGCGTGCGCGGCGGCCCCACCCTCCCCTCGCCCAGCCAGCCCGGTCGCTGCCGTCGGCGCCCGACCTGCGGCGCCGGCCGGCGAGGATCGTGGCTGTGCAGCGCGCGAAGCAGAGCAGCGGACGCGCGACGGGGCCCCGGCCTGCGCTCGCGCCCAGCGCTCAGGTGACCGACCGCCCCGCCGCCGTGGACGCCCTGCGGACGGCCTCCCCGCGTCGTGGCGCAGCCGGGCCTTCGCTGCCCGAGGGTTCCTCCGCGACCGGCGCCGTCCGACGCCGCGTCGAGATCGTGCCGACGCCGAAAGCGGTGACGATTTGGGTCGACGGTCGGGAGATCGGAGCCTACGGTCCGGACCTGCGCTATCTCGATCTTCCGCTGGCTCCCGTGACGCTGATTTTTCGCAACGAGGCCTGCTGTTTTGAGCAGCGGGTGCAACTCGACGCGAGGTGGAACGCGCCTTCCCTGCGGGTGCGCTTGCCCTGGAAGCCAGCACGGCTGATCGTCACGCTCGATCCGGCGCCCCCGGCGACCACCGTGGTCGTCGGCACGGTGGCCGCGCGACCGGGTCAGGCGATCGAGGTGCCGATTCCGTCGTATGCTGATGACGGTCGCACGCAGGTTCAGGTGACCGCGAGCGCCGAGGGGTACCTGACGGAAGAGCGCACGGTGACCGTGCGGGCGAATACGACCTCCGAGGTGACAATGACACCGAGACCCCTGTGA
- the thrS gene encoding threonine--tRNA ligase, with the protein MVTMQDKRQPTDPCGDPCDASTTASATPPVAVAPPPVTAPNTLSDLDRLRHSAAHVMADAVKRLFPAAKITIGPPIEQGFYYDFDVPEPFADADLARIEQEMATIIAADHPFELRELARDEARILFASLGEDYKLELLDAIPAGEPVTVCQHGAFVDLCRGGHVASTGLLKAVKLTGVAGAYWRGDERNKMLQRIYGTAFFAPAELEQHLALLEEAKLRDHRRLGTELDLFSINELTGPGLVLWHPRGALVRHQLETFWRQEHLAAGYQLVYTPHLAREALWRQSGHLDFYAENMYAGMDIDGQQYLAKPMNCPFHAMIYKHALRSYRELPLRWAELGTVYRYERTGVLHGLFRVRGFTQDDAHLYVRRDQLAGEIDRVIDFCLRMLRALGFQDFELYLSTRPEHFVGTTEQWDEAEAILRRSLEASGVPFQVDSGGGVFYGPKIDLKIKDSLGRRWQCSTVQVDFQLPERFDMTYVGEDGGRQHRPIMIHRALLGSIERFFGILVEHYAGAFPVWMAPVQATVLNVTDAQAAYATQVRDTLRAAGLRAEADLRNEKLGAKIREAQLQKVPYMLVVGDREASAGLVAPRPRQGAALPALPLAEFVDKLSLEGQIPRA; encoded by the coding sequence ATGGTAACAATGCAAGACAAACGACAGCCGACAGATCCATGCGGCGATCCATGCGACGCCTCGACCACCGCGTCCGCTACGCCGCCGGTCGCAGTTGCGCCGCCGCCGGTGACTGCGCCGAATACGCTGAGCGACCTCGATCGGCTCCGACACAGCGCCGCCCACGTGATGGCCGATGCGGTCAAGCGCCTCTTTCCCGCCGCCAAGATCACCATCGGTCCGCCGATCGAGCAGGGCTTCTACTACGACTTCGACGTACCCGAGCCCTTCGCCGACGCCGATCTCGCGCGGATCGAGCAGGAGATGGCGACGATCATTGCCGCCGATCACCCCTTCGAGCTGCGCGAGCTCGCGCGGGACGAGGCACGGATCCTCTTCGCCTCCTTGGGCGAGGACTACAAGCTGGAGCTGCTGGATGCGATTCCTGCAGGCGAGCCGGTGACGGTCTGCCAGCATGGCGCCTTCGTCGACCTCTGCCGCGGCGGGCACGTGGCAAGCACCGGGCTGCTCAAGGCGGTGAAGCTGACCGGGGTGGCGGGCGCCTACTGGCGCGGCGATGAGCGCAACAAGATGCTGCAGCGCATCTACGGCACGGCGTTCTTCGCGCCTGCCGAGCTCGAGCAGCACCTCGCGCTGCTGGAGGAGGCCAAGCTGCGCGATCACCGGCGGCTCGGTACCGAGCTCGACCTCTTCAGCATCAACGAGCTGACGGGCCCTGGCCTCGTGCTCTGGCATCCGCGCGGTGCGCTGGTGCGCCACCAGCTCGAGACCTTCTGGCGCCAGGAGCACCTGGCCGCCGGCTATCAGCTCGTCTACACGCCGCACCTCGCCCGCGAGGCGCTCTGGCGCCAGAGCGGGCACCTCGACTTCTATGCCGAGAACATGTACGCGGGCATGGACATCGACGGCCAGCAGTATCTGGCGAAGCCGATGAACTGCCCCTTCCACGCGATGATCTACAAGCACGCGCTGCGTTCGTATCGCGAGCTGCCGCTGCGCTGGGCCGAGCTGGGGACGGTCTATCGCTACGAGCGGACGGGCGTGCTGCACGGTCTGTTTCGCGTGCGCGGCTTCACGCAGGACGACGCACACCTCTACGTGCGGCGCGATCAGCTCGCGGGCGAGATCGATCGTGTGATCGATTTCTGCCTGAGGATGCTGCGCGCCCTCGGCTTCCAGGACTTCGAGCTCTACCTGAGCACGCGACCGGAACACTTCGTCGGGACAACGGAACAATGGGACGAGGCCGAGGCGATCTTGCGTCGCTCGCTCGAGGCCAGCGGCGTGCCCTTCCAGGTCGACAGCGGGGGCGGCGTGTTCTACGGGCCCAAGATCGATCTGAAAATCAAGGACAGTCTCGGTCGCCGTTGGCAGTGCTCGACCGTCCAGGTCGATTTCCAGCTACCCGAGCGCTTCGACATGACCTATGTCGGCGAGGACGGTGGTCGGCAGCATCGTCCGATCATGATCCACCGTGCGCTCCTCGGGTCGATCGAGCGCTTCTTCGGCATTCTCGTCGAGCACTATGCGGGGGCCTTTCCGGTCTGGATGGCGCCGGTCCAAGCGACCGTACTCAACGTGACGGATGCCCAGGCTGCCTACGCGACCCAGGTACGCGACACCTTGCGAGCGGCGGGCCTGCGCGCCGAGGCTGATTTACGCAACGAGAAGCTCGGTGCCAAGATACGCGAGGCGCAGCTGCAGAAGGTGCCCTACATGCTCGTGGTCGGCGACCGCGAGGCGAGCGCCGGGCTGGTAGCCCCGCGGCCGCGGCAAGGTGCGGCCTTGCCTGCGCTGCCTCTCGCAGAATTCGTTGACAAGTTAAGCCTGGAGGGGCAGATTCCCCGCGCCTAA
- the rpmI gene encoding 50S ribosomal protein L35, which yields MPKIKMKSNSGAKKRFRFTASGKVKHKRAFRSHILTKKSTKRKRHLRGCGIVSDSDTAKVVRMLPYGS from the coding sequence ATGCCGAAGATCAAGATGAAGTCCAACAGCGGAGCGAAGAAGCGCTTCCGCTTCACGGCCTCGGGCAAGGTCAAGCACAAGCGGGCCTTCCGAAGCCATATCCTCACGAAGAAATCCACCAAGCGGAAGCGCCACCTGCGTGGCTGTGGAATCGTCTCTGATTCCGACACCGCGAAGGTCGTTCGCATGCTGCCCTACGGCAGCTAG
- the rplT gene encoding 50S ribosomal protein L20, whose product MPRAKRGVKARRRRNRILKAAKGFVGARRRVYRQAVMTVKRAWRYEYRDRRVKKREFRRLWIIRINAAARTLGMSYSRLMGMLGAAGVELDRRVLSELAVADPSTFAQIIDSVRARA is encoded by the coding sequence ATGCCGAGAGCCAAACGAGGGGTCAAGGCCCGTCGCCGCCGCAATCGCATCCTCAAGGCAGCCAAGGGCTTCGTCGGCGCACGCCGGCGCGTCTACCGCCAGGCCGTGATGACGGTCAAACGGGCGTGGCGCTACGAGTACCGCGATCGTCGGGTCAAGAAGCGTGAGTTCCGCCGCCTCTGGATCATCCGCATCAACGCCGCCGCGCGGACGTTGGGCATGAGCTACAGCCGGTTGATGGGAATGCTGGGCGCCGCCGGGGTCGAGCTCGACCGCCGCGTGCTCTCCGAGCTCGCCGTCGCCGATCCCTCGACCTTCGCCCAGATCATTGATTCGGTGCGCGCGCGCGCCTGA
- a CDS encoding integration host factor subunit alpha: MTKADIIESVYEKVGGFSKKEAADIVETVFDTIKDRLEVGEKIKISGFGNFVVREKKSRVGRNPQTGQEITISARRVLTFKPSQVLKTALNG; encoded by the coding sequence ATGACGAAAGCGGACATCATCGAATCCGTCTACGAAAAGGTCGGTGGCTTCTCTAAGAAGGAAGCGGCAGACATCGTCGAGACGGTCTTCGACACGATCAAGGACCGGCTCGAGGTCGGCGAGAAGATCAAGATCTCTGGCTTTGGAAATTTCGTCGTGCGCGAGAAGAAGTCGCGGGTCGGGCGCAACCCGCAGACCGGGCAAGAGATCACGATCAGCGCCCGTCGTGTACTGACCTTCAAGCCGAGTCAGGTACTCAAGACCGCGCTGAACGGTTGA
- a CDS encoding MerR family transcriptional regulator translates to MHFKIGEVARLVGVKPHVLRFWESEFGALRPQKTQTNQRVYRRREVELLLLIKRLLYQDGFTISGAKRRIAELSRESAPIPAEVSTLLRHLCTELRELVALTRKER, encoded by the coding sequence CTGCACTTCAAGATCGGCGAAGTAGCGCGCCTCGTCGGCGTCAAGCCGCATGTGCTCCGCTTCTGGGAGAGCGAGTTTGGCGCACTGCGCCCGCAGAAGACGCAGACCAACCAGCGCGTCTATCGCCGCCGCGAGGTCGAGCTCCTGCTGCTGATCAAGCGCCTACTTTATCAGGACGGCTTCACCATCTCGGGCGCAAAACGGCGCATCGCTGAGCTGTCACGCGAGAGCGCCCCGATCCCGGCCGAGGTGAGCACGCTGCTGCGCCACCTCTGCACCGAGCTGCGCGAGTTGGTCGCCCTCACCCGCAAAGAACGCTGA